One Pieris brassicae chromosome 11, ilPieBrab1.1, whole genome shotgun sequence DNA window includes the following coding sequences:
- the LOC123715907 gene encoding protein artichoke — protein MGARSREVILLLAVCALAISEAVNKTTKKDGKEKDSDNFLFQYEDYDGGDEQEVLFNEDRPCPRDCICTVSQGYRIAKCNRLEVGTQKFGDDITDLVIENADPESPIVLGDFVFKKLGLHQIATVKIVNSTIASVGPNAFHGLHELYAVNLSNNKLKALHHETFATNKKLLLLTLSNNPLKFPEPGTPEYFLNASSVQELDISYCNMQYITANTIKNMPGLMYLNLAGNNLGDMEADTFKSLLDLEELDLSDNSIKSLPEDIFSENTELATLHIQRNPIDSVYGLQISDLLTLNAGQTNIKFVGPSMFNGMTYIANLNLSGNNIEKIHNQAFHKLVELNYLDLSFNNLDFISSILIKQNIELDIFKISNNPRLKHLPKDGFLCSAEQFNIYLFEAANCGLDEIFDDSLKTFTALSQINLSGNNIKSISNQVFSRSPKLVEINLSYNQLMTLDAKVFEKNRELGKLNLQGNPLKVLSAEVFIHTPMLTWLDMSHGELTALWKSDKNHSTNLGNLSFLNVSHNRISEIKQTDLDGLKKLRTLDISNNLLACSREFENLMSWLSEKKVSPNANSASIANLAKDNKDDIETYSWEFLTQKTCGSSDVIVHPIEPLPAADEEIWERIDKDTVGDFDLKDTLDDGKIADDTKLRYDNEADADEDEDDADDEEEEGDEDDDSEEYDDDDQNLDLKVKLVEKPAQKTQVKSSTHAPKTEESRQDKMKIDIKLFENDNFYDDLEPEVYVHESVQESEHSRYAYLWPILIAILSALLLLIVIAKVVMVVCGRRNKQIRYNSAIIAAMSHQGRTKKDCGLVYQQLSEDLTGPATPKLNRYAPLHNVTINASGVQSYESSPFHHSNIVPEAV, from the coding sequence ATGGGAGCGAGGTCCCGGGAGGTTATACTGCTCCTGGCAGTGTGCGCACTTGCTATCAGCGAGGCAGTCAACAAAACTACCAAGAAAGACGGAAAAGAAAAGGACTCCGACAACTTTCTCTTCCAGTATGAAGATTACGATGGTGGAGATGAACAGGAGGTCCTATTTAATGAAGACAGACCGTGCCCCAGAGATTGCATATGCACTGTATCCCAAGGTTATAGAATAGCGAAGTGCAATCGCTTGGAAGTTGGTACCCAGAAGTTTGGCGATGACATCACAGATCTCGTTATTGAAAATGCAGACCCAGAGTCACCTATCGTTTTGGGTGACTTTGTATTCAAAAAGTTGGGACTGCATCAAATCGCAACTGTCAAAATTGTGAACAGTACAATTGCCTCCGTCGGACCCAATGCATTCCACGGTCTTCATGAACTGTACGCAGTAAATCTGTCTAACAACAAACTAAAAGCTTTACACCATGAAACGTTTGCGACTAACAAGAAACTACTATTGTTGACGCTTTCTAACAATCCTCTTAAATTCCCTGAACCTGGTACACCggaatactttttaaatgctTCTTCAGTTCAAGAACTTGACATCTCCTACTGCAACATGCAGTACATTACAGCCAATACGATCAAGAATATGCCAGGCCTAATGTATCTTAACCTCGCTGGAAACAACTTGGGAGATATGGAAGCtgatacatttaaaagtttgCTCGACTTAGAAGAGTTAGACTTGAGCGACAATAGTATCAAATCTCTTCCTGAAGACATATTCTCTGAAAATACTGAGCTAGCAACGCTCCACATTCAACGTAATCCCATCGATTCTGTCTATGGACTTCAAATTTCAGACTTGCTAACATTGAACGCTGGTCAaacgaatataaaatttgttggTCCATCAATGTTTAACGGTATGACTTACATTGCTAACCTTAACCTGAGtggaaataatattgaaaaaatccACAACCAGGCATTCCACAAATTAGTTGAACTTAACTATCTCGACCTCTCATTTAACAATTTGGATTTCATTTCTAGTATACTTatcaaacaaaacattgaattagatatattcaaaatttcaaACAATCCCAGATTAAAACACCTGCCAAAAGATGGTTTTCTATGCTCTGCagaacaatttaatatttacctatTTGAAGCAGCCAATTGCGGTCTTGATGAAATTTTTGATGACTCTTTGAAGACTTTTACGGCTTTATCTCAAATAAACCTTTCTGGAAACAACATCAAATCCATCAGTAACCAAGTCTTCTCACGATCACCAAAATTAGTCGAAATCAACCTCTCGTACAACCAACTCATGACTTTGGATGCTAAAGTTTTCGAAAAGAACAGGGAGTTAGGAAAACTGAATCTGCAAGGCAATCCGTTGAAAGTATTATCTGCCGAAGTATTTATTCATACACCTATGCTCACATGGTTGGATATGAGTCACGGTGAGCTGACAGCACTATGGAAGTCCGATAAGAACCATTCTACCAACCTTGGTAACTTGAGCTTCTTGAATGTTTCACACAATCGTATttctgaaattaaacaaacagaTTTAGACGGCCTCAAGAAATTGCGTACTTTAGATATCAGTAACAATTTACTTGCATGTAGTCGGGAGTTTGAAAACCTTATGTCATGGCTGAGCGAGAAGAAGGTTTCTCCCAACGCAAATTCCGCCAGTATCGCCAACTTGGCTAAAGATAATAAAGACGACATTGAAACATATAGCTGGGAATTTCTCACCCAAAAAACTTGTGGAAGCAGTGATGTCATTGTTCATCCTATTGAGCCTCTTCCCGCAGCTGATGAAGAAATATGGGAAAGAATTGACAAAGATACAGTTGGTGATTTCGATTTAAAAGACACTCTTGATGACGGTAAAATCGCAGACGATACAAAACTCCGCTACGATAACGAAGCCGATGCTGATGAGGATGAAGATGACGCTGACGACGAAGAGGAAGAAGGTGATGAAGATGATGATTCCGAGGAGTATGACGATGATGACCAAAACTTGGACCTCAAAGTCAAACTTGTGGAAAAACCAGCTCAAAAGACTCAAGTTAAGTCTTCTACACATGCACCAAAAACTGAAGAGAGCCGACAggataaaatgaaaattgacATCAAGCTGTTTGAAAACGATAACTTTTACGATGATTTGGAGCCTGAAGTATACGTGCACGAATCCGTTCAAGAGTCTGAACACAGCCGTTACGCATACTTGTGGCCTATTTTGATTGCAATTTTGAGTGCTTTACTGCTCCTTATCGTAATTGCGAAGGTCGTGATGGTTGTGTGTGGAAGAAGGAACAAACAAATCCGGTACAACAGTGCCATAATCGCCGCTATGAGTCACCAGGGGCGTACTAAGAAAGACTGCGGATTAGTGTACCAGCAGCTATCGGAGGACCTAACAGGCCCCGCAACACCCAAGTTGAACCGCTACGCTCCGTTACACAACGTGACAATAAACGCATCCGGCGTGCAGTCTTATGAGAGCAGTCCTTTCCACCACAGCAATATTGTGCCCGAAGCGGTGTGA
- the LOC123715908 gene encoding probable hydroxyacid-oxoacid transhydrogenase, mitochondrial, which yields MSRKRVFDLLRTINVAACQCPAHSHRGNIQVTNTTPSKDYAFEIKCSTVRYGLGVTKEVGLDLLNLGAQNVCVMTDPNVVSLSPTKAVLDSLTKYGIHYKVYDGVRVEPTDSSFKAAIDFAKAGNFDSFVAVGGGSVMDTCKAANLYSSDPEAEFLDYVNQPIGKGKEVTVQLKPLIAIPTTSGTGSETTGMSIFDYEAIQAKTGIANSALRPLLALIDPLHTLSVPKNVAIYSGFDIFCHALESFTAIPYSERGPAPTNPALRPVYQGSNPISDVWSRFCLQSLAKYFARSVNNADDIEARSSMHLAATMAGVGIGNAGVHLCHGLAYPIAGNVKQFVPEDYGKDPIIPHGLAVVVTAPAVFQFTAKSDPDKHLEACNLLGTDISGKKQKDAGNILSDTILKYMEMMRIDNGLSGLGYTLEDIPQLVKGALPQHRLLKLTPLPQTKEDLQHILEESLTIY from the exons ATGTCTCGTAAACGAGTTTTTGATCTGCTGAGGACAATTAATGTTGCTGC TTGCCAGTGTCCAGCTCATAGCCATAGAGGCAATATACAAGTAACAAACACTACTCCTAGCAAAGATTATGCTTTTGAA ataaaatgttCTACTGTCAGATATGGCCTGGGAGTGACAAAGGAGGTTGGCTTGGACTTGTTAAATCTTGGAGCtcaaaatgtttgtgtaatgACAGATCCTAATGTTGTATCTTTGAGTCCGACTAAAGCAGTTCTTGATTCTCTCACCAAATATGGAATTCATTACAAAGTTTATGATGGAGTTAGGGTGGAACCAACAGATTCTAG CTTTAAAGCAGCCATAGACTTTGCAAAGGCTGGCAATTTTGATAGTTTTGTAGCTGTGGGAGGTGGATCTGTGATGGATACTTGTAAAGCAGCTAACTTGTATTCTTCTGATCCTGAGGCAGAATTCTTGGATTATGTAAATCAACCTATTGGTAAAGGAAAAGAGGTCACTGTACAATTGAAGCCATTAATAGCCA TACCAACAACAAGTGGAACAGGCAGTGAAACTACAGGAATGAGTATATTTGATTATGAGGCTATTCAGGCAAAAACTGGTATTGCAAATTCTGCTCTAAGACCATTATTGGCCCTTATAGATCCTCTTCACACCCTCTCTGTTCCAAAAAATGTTGCAATTTATTCTGGATTTGACATTTTCTGTCATGCGTTGGAGAGTTTTACGGCTATTCCATATTCAGAGCGAGGTCCTGCGCCAACCAATCCCGCTTTGAGACCTGTTTATCAAGGAAGTAATCCTATATCTGATGTGTGGTCAAGATTCTGTTTACAG AGTCTAGCCAAATACTTCGCCCGTTCTGTAAACAATGCGGACGATATCGAGGCTCGATCTAGTATGCACTTAGCGGCCACTATGGCTGGCGTAGGCATCGGAAATGCAGGCGTGCATTTGTGTCATGGGCTTGCTTATCCAATTGCAGGAAATGTTAAACAATTTGTCCCCGAAGATTATGG AAAGGATCCAATAATTCCACACGGGCTTGCAGTAGTCGTAACGGCACCAGCTGTATTCCAATTCACGGCTAAGAGTGACCCTGATAAACATTTAGAGGCCTGCAATCTCCTAGGAACAGATATCTCAGGCAAAAAGCAAAAAGATGCTGGGAACATATTGTCGGACACAATATTGAAATACATGGAAATGATGAGGATTGACAATGGTCTGTCTGGACTTGGTTATACACTTGAAGATATACCACAACTAGTCAAAGGAGCATTACCACAG CACCGTCTCTTGAAACTGACTCCTTTGCCTCAAACAAAAGAAGATTTGCAACACATTTTGGAAGAATcgttaactatttattaa